In Rhodococcus sp. OK302, one genomic interval encodes:
- a CDS encoding AMP-dependent synthetase/ligase: protein MREFSVPQSFSIPENASMADSVFRHAEEDPTFVPFKRNINGSWVDVTAAEFAKQVSSVAKGLIASGVELGDRVAILSATRYEWVVIDYAIWTAGGCTVAIYETSSPHQAQWILEDSATTMLLIETSDQAAKVKEVTEAAEALREVLVIESGAIEELTSRGAAITDEELETRRHQVTATSPATLIYTSGTTGRPKGVQLTHSNLYAESTACSLAMPESLVPGKKTLMFLPLAHVFARAISVGAFDNKVTVAHTSDLTTLLDQFAAFKPNFILSVPRVFEKVFNSARQKAVDGGKGGIFDKAAATAIEYSESLEKNGPGLALKLKHALFDKLVYSKLRLALGGECERAVSGGAALGARLGHFFRGVGIPIYEGYGLTETSAAVTVNTAAAQRVGSVGKPINGHAARIAEDGELLVQGPVVFGGYWHNDKATEESIIDGWFHTGDLGSIDNEGFVSITGRKKEIIVTAGGKNVAPAGLEDSLRAHVLISQCLVVGDGQPFIGALITLDLETLPGWVARNGLAAGTPIADLIKNPDLIAEIDSAVADANKKVSNPEQIKKYTILEVDFTQETGELTPTLKLKRNIIHEAHKGAITGLYS from the coding sequence GTGCGTGAGTTTTCAGTTCCACAGTCATTCTCAATTCCGGAGAATGCTTCCATGGCCGATTCAGTGTTCCGTCACGCCGAAGAAGACCCCACATTTGTGCCATTCAAGCGCAATATCAACGGCTCCTGGGTCGACGTCACGGCCGCTGAATTCGCCAAGCAGGTCTCCTCGGTAGCCAAAGGTCTGATCGCATCCGGAGTGGAGCTCGGCGACCGCGTCGCTATCCTCTCGGCAACACGGTACGAATGGGTCGTAATCGACTACGCAATCTGGACTGCCGGCGGCTGCACCGTCGCCATCTACGAGACGTCGTCCCCGCATCAGGCACAGTGGATCCTCGAGGACTCCGCTACCACGATGCTTCTCATCGAAACCTCTGATCAGGCAGCGAAGGTCAAGGAAGTTACCGAAGCTGCCGAGGCCCTCCGCGAGGTGCTGGTCATCGAATCTGGCGCCATCGAAGAACTGACGAGCCGCGGCGCTGCGATCACCGACGAAGAACTCGAAACCCGTCGCCACCAGGTCACGGCCACCTCACCGGCAACGTTGATCTACACCTCCGGCACCACCGGGCGTCCCAAGGGTGTCCAGCTGACGCACTCCAACCTGTACGCCGAATCCACAGCCTGCAGCTTGGCTATGCCAGAGTCCCTGGTTCCCGGCAAGAAGACTCTGATGTTCCTTCCCCTGGCGCACGTCTTCGCTCGCGCTATCTCGGTCGGGGCCTTCGACAACAAGGTCACCGTCGCGCATACCTCTGACCTCACGACACTGCTCGATCAGTTCGCAGCGTTCAAGCCGAACTTCATCCTCTCCGTTCCCCGCGTTTTCGAGAAGGTTTTCAACTCGGCACGCCAGAAGGCCGTCGACGGCGGCAAGGGCGGCATCTTCGACAAGGCTGCTGCCACAGCAATCGAGTACAGCGAGTCACTCGAAAAGAACGGCCCCGGACTGGCGCTCAAGCTCAAGCACGCCCTCTTCGACAAGCTGGTCTACTCGAAGCTGCGTTTGGCACTCGGCGGCGAATGTGAACGCGCTGTCTCCGGCGGCGCCGCCCTCGGAGCGCGTCTGGGACACTTCTTCCGCGGCGTCGGCATCCCGATCTACGAGGGCTACGGTCTCACCGAAACCAGCGCCGCCGTCACAGTCAATACCGCTGCCGCACAACGCGTCGGCTCTGTCGGCAAGCCCATCAACGGGCATGCTGCGCGCATCGCCGAAGACGGCGAACTCCTGGTCCAAGGCCCCGTGGTCTTCGGCGGCTACTGGCACAACGACAAGGCCACCGAAGAGTCCATCATCGACGGCTGGTTCCACACCGGAGACCTCGGCTCGATCGACAACGAGGGTTTTGTTTCGATCACCGGCCGCAAGAAGGAAATTATCGTCACTGCCGGCGGCAAGAACGTCGCTCCGGCTGGTCTCGAGGATTCACTTCGCGCGCATGTCCTGATCAGCCAGTGCCTCGTAGTCGGTGACGGTCAACCGTTCATCGGCGCACTGATCACACTCGATCTGGAGACTCTGCCCGGGTGGGTGGCGCGCAACGGTCTCGCCGCCGGAACTCCCATCGCAGATCTGATCAAGAACCCCGATCTGATCGCCGAAATCGATTCGGCCGTCGCCGACGCCAACAAGAAGGTCTCGAACCCCGAGCAGATCAAGAAGTACACGATCCTCGAGGTCGACTTCACACAGGAAACCGGCGAGTTGACGCCGACGCTCAAGCTCAAGCGCAACATCATTCACGAAGCTCACAAGGGTGCGATCACGGGTCTGTATTCCTGA
- a CDS encoding FAD-binding oxidoreductase: MTTSVDVLARRLREALGERATTDPDRMGTYIRDQSLLTEAGVPAALVKATSAVDVVATMKIAHELSVPVVTRGAGTGLAGAANAIDGCIVLGVAGMNRILAIDAAARTATVEPGVINGDLADAARAQGLWYVPDPGSRAISTIGGNLATNAGGICCAKYGVTGDHVAELTAVLADGRVIRTGAKTRKNVAGLDLTHLLVGSEGTLAVIVEATMRLRTAPTAATTVVAFFASAELAIDAVLAVAVVAEPCLMELMDDVTIAAVNRFTRMGLDESAGAMLLIQCDGRSAAEEAAECATACDGAGASEVFHTDDPEEGEAFTAARRMALPALEAMGTVLLDDVAVPVPALPRMLDCIRTAAETHGVIIGTFGHAADGNLHPTIVFDATEAGAQGRARRAFDDIVAGALELDGTISGEHGIGVLKAPYMEDMVGSVERELMLSVKAAFDPKNILNPGRGI; this comes from the coding sequence GTGACCACTTCTGTGGATGTACTTGCCAGGCGGTTGCGGGAAGCTTTGGGGGAGAGGGCGACTACCGATCCCGATCGAATGGGCACCTACATTCGTGATCAATCCCTACTGACAGAGGCGGGTGTCCCGGCTGCCCTGGTCAAGGCCACGTCCGCCGTCGATGTCGTGGCAACGATGAAGATTGCTCACGAGTTGTCCGTCCCGGTTGTAACGCGCGGCGCCGGAACCGGTTTGGCGGGCGCAGCCAACGCGATCGACGGTTGCATCGTCCTCGGCGTCGCGGGTATGAATCGCATTCTGGCGATCGACGCGGCTGCTCGCACCGCGACAGTGGAACCGGGTGTGATCAACGGTGATCTGGCAGATGCAGCTCGGGCGCAAGGGCTTTGGTATGTTCCCGATCCTGGTAGTCGGGCCATCTCCACTATCGGTGGCAACTTGGCCACCAACGCCGGTGGAATCTGTTGCGCCAAATATGGAGTCACGGGCGATCATGTCGCTGAGCTGACTGCAGTCCTTGCCGACGGACGGGTGATTCGTACCGGGGCGAAGACGCGTAAGAATGTGGCGGGTCTCGACCTCACACACCTGCTTGTCGGTTCCGAGGGAACGCTTGCGGTCATTGTCGAAGCGACGATGCGGTTGCGCACCGCGCCTACTGCGGCAACCACTGTCGTTGCTTTTTTCGCCTCGGCAGAGCTGGCGATCGATGCCGTCCTGGCGGTAGCTGTGGTTGCAGAGCCGTGTCTGATGGAGCTGATGGACGACGTCACCATCGCGGCCGTAAACCGTTTCACGAGAATGGGTCTCGACGAAAGTGCGGGAGCAATGCTCCTCATTCAATGTGACGGTCGATCGGCAGCGGAAGAGGCGGCGGAGTGCGCGACCGCTTGTGATGGGGCCGGAGCGAGTGAGGTGTTCCATACCGACGATCCTGAAGAAGGGGAAGCCTTCACTGCGGCGAGAAGGATGGCATTGCCGGCGCTCGAAGCAATGGGAACTGTTTTGCTCGATGACGTTGCCGTGCCCGTACCGGCGCTACCGCGCATGCTTGATTGCATCCGAACAGCAGCCGAGACACACGGCGTCATCATCGGTACCTTCGGTCATGCTGCCGACGGAAATCTTCACCCCACCATCGTTTTCGACGCAACGGAGGCTGGAGCGCAGGGTCGTGCGAGGCGTGCGTTCGACGACATCGTTGCGGGGGCACTGGAATTGGACGGCACGATAAGCGGTGAGCATGGCATCGGTGTTCTCAAAGCGCCGTACATGGAGGACATGGTGGGTTCTGTCGAGCGGGAGCTGATGCTGTCGGTGAAGGCCGCGTTCGATCCGAAGAACATCCTGAACCCGGGTCGCGGGATCTGA
- a CDS encoding FadR/GntR family transcriptional regulator, with product MDTTPLSRIPLALAVSGRIRAAILDGTLPVGESLPTEAELAQTFSVGRSTVREALRVLQAQGLVTGADTVSTARPRVTHENTADSAATALSAAVQVGAVPLHDLVELRVLLEAAALRGVSVVPEAAYVAVERMRQAAATGSAAEFHDADVDFHVALAGAGGNKAFGLVMTVLRDGIASYLMRELDALEDSTATLGVLLAEHEAIVDAIVRGESDDAAKLVEKHVRGFYEGRTQ from the coding sequence ATGGATACAACTCCGTTGTCTCGAATACCGTTGGCTCTTGCAGTCTCAGGAAGGATTCGCGCCGCGATTCTCGACGGAACATTGCCGGTGGGTGAGTCATTGCCTACGGAAGCGGAACTGGCACAGACATTCTCGGTCGGACGATCCACCGTCCGGGAAGCTCTCCGCGTGCTGCAAGCGCAGGGCTTGGTGACCGGCGCGGATACCGTGTCGACGGCCCGGCCGCGGGTCACACATGAGAATACTGCCGATTCCGCAGCGACGGCGTTGAGTGCGGCAGTTCAGGTCGGTGCTGTACCGCTTCACGATCTCGTCGAATTGCGGGTACTTCTCGAGGCCGCTGCGCTGCGCGGTGTTTCCGTTGTTCCGGAGGCTGCGTATGTTGCGGTCGAACGCATGCGCCAGGCTGCGGCCACTGGCAGCGCTGCCGAGTTTCACGACGCCGACGTCGATTTCCATGTCGCACTCGCCGGCGCCGGGGGGAACAAGGCGTTCGGGTTGGTGATGACAGTGCTGCGCGACGGTATTGCGAGCTATCTGATGCGTGAACTTGATGCTCTCGAGGATTCGACCGCCACATTGGGTGTACTGCTCGCGGAGCATGAAGCCATCGTCGACGCGATCGTACGTGGTGAATCCGACGATGCGGCAAAGCTTGTCGAGAAGCATGTGCGCGGTTTCTACGAAGGTCGAACGCAGTGA
- a CDS encoding cysteine hydrolase family protein has translation MTEKLELDPATTAVVLIEYQNDFTTAGGVLHDAVAPVMELTGLLANTTTLVDAARAAGVTVMHAPITFAEGYNEITSHPYGILKGVVDGKAFVKGSWGAAIVDELTPQDGDILIEGKRGLDTFASTNLDFILRSKGIRTIILGGFLTNCCVESTMRTGYENGYRVITLTDCVAGTSVAEHENAITYDYPMFSHPVTSKDVLDALA, from the coding sequence ATGACCGAAAAGCTCGAGTTGGATCCCGCAACCACCGCAGTCGTGCTCATCGAATACCAGAACGACTTCACCACCGCCGGTGGCGTCCTCCACGACGCCGTCGCCCCCGTCATGGAATTGACCGGGCTACTCGCGAACACCACTACACTGGTCGACGCCGCCCGCGCGGCCGGCGTCACCGTGATGCACGCACCCATTACATTCGCCGAGGGATACAACGAAATAACCTCGCATCCCTACGGAATCCTCAAAGGCGTTGTCGACGGCAAGGCGTTCGTGAAGGGATCCTGGGGCGCTGCGATTGTCGACGAACTGACCCCACAGGACGGCGACATCCTCATCGAGGGCAAGCGCGGACTCGATACCTTCGCCAGTACCAACCTTGATTTCATTCTGCGCAGCAAAGGAATTCGCACGATCATCCTCGGCGGCTTCCTGACCAACTGCTGCGTCGAATCGACCATGCGCACCGGATACGAAAACGGTTACCGCGTCATCACTCTCACCGACTGCGTCGCCGGAACTTCGGTCGCGGAACATGAGAACGCCATCACCTACGACTACCCGATGTTCTCCCACCCGGTGACATCAAAAGATGTACTGGACGCACTCGCCTAG
- a CDS encoding alpha/beta hydrolase, whose amino-acid sequence MPFFDGRTGQVHFRRWSVSGDATPRVSLVFLHGLGQHSGQYHRFAGALTSVGIEVWAVDHTGHGLSEGAPGASAPLSDLAADAATLADIARDALPGVAQAVMGHSLGAVTALTMLAHLDHDFTSAVLCGIPRSAVAQAGWGELADSRIPVLVVHGVDDRIAPIDPVRKWAATLPNVEMREFEDAGHDLLHEKVHASVSVMSREFLLAHSR is encoded by the coding sequence ATGCCCTTTTTCGACGGTCGAACCGGTCAGGTGCACTTTCGACGCTGGTCGGTGTCCGGCGACGCGACGCCGCGGGTGTCCTTGGTGTTCTTGCACGGGCTAGGGCAACACAGCGGTCAGTACCACCGCTTTGCGGGCGCGCTCACGTCCGTCGGTATCGAGGTCTGGGCGGTCGACCACACCGGGCACGGATTGTCGGAGGGCGCGCCGGGGGCTTCGGCGCCGTTGTCGGATCTGGCTGCGGATGCCGCTACGTTGGCAGATATCGCACGGGACGCGTTGCCCGGTGTCGCGCAGGCAGTCATGGGGCATTCCCTGGGCGCTGTAACCGCGTTGACGATGCTGGCACACCTGGACCACGATTTTACGTCGGCGGTGCTGTGTGGAATTCCGCGAAGCGCTGTTGCACAAGCAGGTTGGGGCGAGCTGGCAGATTCTCGGATTCCGGTTCTGGTAGTTCACGGCGTCGACGATCGAATAGCGCCGATCGATCCGGTGCGCAAGTGGGCGGCGACGCTTCCGAACGTGGAGATGCGTGAGTTCGAGGATGCCGGGCACGATCTGCTCCACGAGAAGGTTCACGCCAGCGTGAGCGTCATGAGCCGTGAATTCCTTCTCGCGCACAGTCGTTGA
- a CDS encoding TM0106 family RecB-like putative nuclease has product MFLLDDEIVYSASDLSAAATCEFGLLRRLDTRTGLITADGVDVDPMLERTSALGDTHEREQLERFIAEHGDAVVVMERPEHTRAGLTAATLATVEAARAGAPVIYQGTFFDGRFLGFCDFLVREGDRYAVYDSKLSRHAKVSALLQLAAYADALDRNAIAASDQVHLLLGDGSTSSHDIGDIAPVFAARRAALELVLDEHRAEGRPAEWLDDRYLRCGRCDTCSVEVENHRDLLLVAGVRGNQRAQLMAADINSIDELAVSEGPVDGIRAQTLEKLRTQAALQVRQEQSGNAEFTVFNKDVLAGLPVPNDGDIFFDFEGDPLWAEDGSPDWGLEYLFGVVEGPAETYEFRPFWAHDRAGERQALIDFLDYVTARRDAYPGMHIYHYAAYEKSALLRLAARHGVGEQVVDTLLRENVLVDLYPLVRQSVQIGARSYSIKKLEPLYMGEHGRGGDVTNAAASVVAYADYCVLRDAGKADEARELLQGISDYNEYDCESTLRLRNWLAERAAEHGVTLRQPTGQISMPVEELTETEIVLREFAGHKAGSTRTPEQQAAALLAAAVSYHNRERKPYWWAHFDRLTVPIEDLVDVRDVMIVDVSNVETDWHTSTPRQKKRRRHIQLTGNFGTGSTVSPGTDLFALYETPAPSAVASETAGQRGTSNAKVTAVIKVDGHDVVTIEELLSGDEYSDAPVALAPGRPIPTGRMEKSIAAAASEACGILPELPRNAAVDILRRHTPRTLSGAALPAVDAGNDYASAITAALLDLDDSYVAVQGPPGTGKTYTGARVVKALMEQHHWRIGVVAQSHSVVENMLGGIVKAGVDPTLVAKKGKRSRTAEWMDIPSEQYPGFIAEAEGTGCVIGGTAWDFANTDRVPAGSLDLLVVDEAGQFALANTIAVSIAARNLLLLGDPQQLPQVSQGTHPEPVDESALGWLAEGHGALPPELGYFLEKTWRMHPDLCAPVSALSYDGKLHSQESVTGARKLDGLAAGVHTVFVEHRGNSTYSPEESQQIVIQIRELLGTPWTDPSEFDGTRPLDQSDILVVAAYNAQVGTIEHDLAAAGLTDVEVGTVDKFQGREAAVAIVSMAASAIEDVPRGMSFLLSRNRLNVAVSRGKWCAIIVRSHALTQYMPSTPAGLMELGAFMRLTS; this is encoded by the coding sequence GTGTTCCTCCTCGACGATGAGATCGTCTACAGCGCCAGTGACCTCTCGGCAGCCGCAACGTGCGAGTTCGGTCTCCTGAGACGACTCGACACGAGGACGGGGCTGATCACGGCCGACGGTGTCGACGTAGATCCGATGCTCGAACGGACATCCGCGCTGGGCGATACCCACGAGCGCGAGCAGTTGGAGCGTTTCATCGCCGAACACGGCGACGCCGTAGTTGTCATGGAACGACCGGAGCACACTCGTGCCGGACTGACCGCGGCCACACTCGCCACCGTCGAGGCGGCACGCGCCGGGGCGCCCGTCATCTATCAGGGAACTTTCTTCGACGGCAGATTCCTGGGGTTCTGCGATTTCCTGGTCCGAGAGGGCGATCGGTACGCGGTCTACGACAGCAAGCTTTCGCGGCATGCCAAGGTCTCGGCCCTCCTACAGTTGGCTGCCTATGCCGACGCACTGGACCGCAATGCCATCGCAGCTTCGGATCAGGTGCACCTGTTGCTCGGCGACGGCAGCACGTCGTCTCACGACATCGGAGACATCGCACCGGTATTTGCCGCCCGTCGGGCGGCACTCGAGCTGGTCCTCGACGAGCACCGGGCGGAGGGCAGGCCGGCAGAGTGGCTCGACGATCGCTACCTGCGGTGCGGCCGTTGCGACACATGCAGTGTCGAGGTGGAAAACCATCGTGATCTGCTGTTGGTCGCCGGAGTTCGTGGTAATCAACGGGCTCAGTTGATGGCCGCGGACATCAACTCGATCGACGAACTTGCCGTCAGCGAAGGCCCCGTCGACGGTATCCGCGCCCAAACTCTGGAAAAGCTGCGCACTCAGGCCGCACTTCAAGTGCGCCAGGAGCAATCCGGCAACGCCGAGTTCACCGTGTTCAACAAAGACGTGCTCGCCGGACTCCCGGTTCCGAACGACGGCGACATCTTCTTCGACTTCGAAGGTGACCCGTTGTGGGCCGAAGACGGCTCCCCCGACTGGGGCCTGGAATACCTGTTCGGCGTGGTCGAAGGTCCGGCCGAGACGTACGAGTTCAGACCGTTCTGGGCACACGACCGGGCCGGTGAACGTCAAGCGCTGATCGATTTCCTCGACTACGTGACGGCACGCCGCGACGCGTATCCCGGGATGCACATCTATCACTACGCGGCCTACGAGAAGTCCGCGCTGCTGCGTCTGGCCGCCCGCCATGGCGTCGGCGAGCAGGTAGTCGACACATTGCTCCGCGAAAACGTTCTGGTGGACCTCTACCCCCTGGTTCGTCAGTCGGTACAGATCGGCGCACGCTCGTACAGCATCAAGAAACTCGAACCGCTGTACATGGGAGAGCACGGCCGCGGCGGCGACGTCACCAATGCGGCAGCGTCGGTGGTGGCGTACGCCGACTACTGCGTACTACGCGACGCCGGAAAAGCCGACGAGGCTCGCGAACTCCTCCAAGGAATTTCCGACTACAACGAGTACGACTGCGAATCTACTCTCCGACTACGCAATTGGCTGGCCGAGCGTGCCGCAGAACATGGCGTTACCCTTCGCCAGCCTACCGGCCAAATCTCCATGCCGGTAGAAGAACTCACCGAAACCGAAATTGTTCTGCGCGAATTCGCCGGACACAAAGCGGGTTCGACACGCACTCCCGAACAACAGGCCGCGGCCCTCCTCGCAGCTGCCGTCAGCTATCACAACCGAGAACGAAAGCCGTACTGGTGGGCGCATTTCGACCGCTTGACCGTCCCGATCGAAGATCTTGTCGACGTTCGCGACGTCATGATCGTCGATGTCTCGAACGTCGAAACGGACTGGCATACAAGCACTCCCCGACAAAAGAAGCGTCGACGGCATATCCAGTTGACCGGAAACTTCGGCACGGGAAGCACAGTCAGCCCGGGGACCGATCTGTTTGCCTTGTACGAGACACCGGCACCGAGCGCCGTAGCGAGCGAAACCGCCGGACAGCGCGGCACCAGCAACGCGAAGGTCACCGCCGTAATCAAAGTCGACGGCCACGACGTCGTGACCATCGAAGAACTGCTGAGCGGTGACGAATACAGCGATGCACCGGTCGCTTTGGCTCCCGGACGCCCGATCCCGACAGGCCGGATGGAGAAGTCCATCGCTGCCGCTGCGTCGGAAGCCTGCGGAATTCTGCCTGAGTTGCCGCGAAACGCCGCGGTCGACATTCTGCGACGCCATACTCCCCGAACCCTGTCCGGTGCTGCGCTTCCCGCTGTCGACGCGGGCAACGACTACGCCTCGGCGATCACCGCCGCCCTACTGGACCTCGACGACTCGTACGTTGCCGTGCAGGGACCTCCCGGCACCGGCAAGACATACACCGGTGCGCGAGTGGTCAAGGCCCTGATGGAACAACACCATTGGCGAATTGGCGTTGTCGCACAATCACATTCGGTGGTCGAGAACATGCTGGGCGGCATCGTGAAGGCCGGCGTGGACCCGACACTGGTAGCAAAGAAGGGTAAGCGCAGCCGGACTGCAGAGTGGATGGATATCCCATCCGAGCAGTACCCTGGTTTTATCGCCGAAGCCGAAGGCACCGGATGCGTGATCGGTGGTACTGCTTGGGATTTCGCGAACACGGATCGTGTACCGGCCGGCAGCCTGGACCTCCTCGTGGTGGACGAGGCCGGCCAGTTTGCACTGGCCAACACGATCGCCGTCTCAATCGCCGCCCGCAATCTACTCTTGCTCGGCGATCCGCAGCAGTTGCCCCAGGTCAGTCAGGGCACCCACCCCGAACCAGTCGACGAATCCGCACTCGGCTGGCTGGCCGAAGGGCACGGCGCACTGCCCCCGGAACTGGGATACTTCCTCGAGAAGACCTGGCGCATGCATCCCGACCTGTGTGCGCCGGTCTCCGCGCTGTCCTACGACGGAAAATTGCATTCGCAGGAATCCGTCACCGGCGCAAGAAAACTCGACGGTCTCGCGGCCGGAGTTCATACAGTCTTCGTCGAACATCGCGGCAACTCAACGTACTCACCCGAAGAGTCGCAGCAGATTGTCATACAGATCCGCGAACTCCTGGGCACCCCGTGGACCGACCCGAGCGAATTCGACGGCACCCGCCCCCTCGATCAGTCCGACATCCTGGTGGTCGCGGCCTACAACGCGCAGGTCGGCACCATCGAGCACGACCTGGCCGCAGCCGGATTGACCGACGTCGAGGTGGGCACCGTCGACAAGTTCCAGGGTCGCGAAGCCGCTGTTGCCATCGTGTCGATGGCGGCCTCCGCGATCGAAGACGTTCCGCGAGGAATGTCGTTCCTGCTCTCCCGTAACCGCCTCAATGTCGCAGTCTCCCGCGGCAAGTGGTGCGCGATCATCGTTCGGTCACACGCGTTGACGCAGTACATGCCGAGCACCCCGGCTGGGCTGATGGAACTCGGCGCGTTCATGCGCCTGACCAGTTAG
- a CDS encoding amino acid deaminase/aldolase, translating into MTTTLDRLTAATRELDPPLAALDLTTLRSNAADLVRRAGGTPVRVASKSVRCRAVLEETLGGGLTAAGGFRGIMAYSLREALWLVGLGARDVLMGYPTVDRGALADLAANPVAIQSITLMIDDAAQLDVVRSSSSGTPPIRVCLDVDASLRFGPVHIGVRRSPLREPGAVAALASVARARGFAVVGVMFYEAQIAGLPDASAAIRLIKKASARELSERRGAVVAAVTDAVGTLEIVNSGGTGSLEVSAADSVVTEVTAGSGLYVPTLFDRYRAFRPDPALFFALSAVRKPTPKVTTLFGGGYIASGPAGPARIPTPMSPRGLKLLRNEGAGEVQTPVTGRVAGDIAIGDRVWFRHAKAGELCERFDMVNVVDADGTVTAVPTYRGEGQCFG; encoded by the coding sequence GTGACTACAACTCTGGATCGACTCACTGCAGCTACCCGCGAACTCGACCCGCCACTTGCTGCCCTCGACCTCACTACCCTGCGCAGCAATGCCGCAGATCTGGTGCGACGGGCCGGCGGAACGCCCGTGCGGGTGGCCAGTAAGTCGGTTCGCTGCCGCGCAGTTCTCGAAGAAACGCTCGGGGGCGGGCTGACCGCAGCAGGTGGATTCCGAGGAATCATGGCCTACTCACTGCGCGAAGCTCTGTGGCTGGTCGGTCTCGGTGCCCGCGACGTCTTGATGGGTTACCCCACGGTCGACCGTGGGGCCCTGGCTGATCTTGCTGCCAACCCGGTCGCGATCCAATCGATCACACTCATGATCGACGACGCCGCTCAACTCGACGTCGTCCGTTCGTCTTCTTCGGGAACTCCGCCGATCCGAGTGTGTCTCGATGTGGACGCCTCGCTGCGGTTCGGTCCGGTCCACATCGGCGTGCGACGTTCACCGCTGCGTGAACCCGGTGCTGTCGCCGCGCTGGCGTCCGTTGCGCGTGCACGCGGATTCGCCGTCGTGGGAGTCATGTTCTACGAGGCGCAGATAGCCGGTCTACCGGACGCGAGCGCCGCAATTCGATTGATCAAGAAAGCGTCGGCGCGCGAGTTGTCCGAGCGGCGAGGCGCTGTTGTCGCGGCAGTCACCGATGCTGTGGGCACTCTCGAAATCGTGAACAGCGGTGGCACCGGATCGCTCGAAGTAAGTGCCGCAGATTCAGTAGTCACCGAAGTGACCGCTGGTTCGGGCCTGTACGTACCGACATTGTTCGACAGGTACCGAGCCTTCCGGCCTGACCCCGCTCTGTTCTTCGCGCTCTCAGCGGTCCGCAAACCGACGCCCAAGGTCACCACGCTGTTCGGCGGCGGGTACATCGCCTCCGGCCCGGCGGGTCCCGCCCGCATTCCGACGCCGATGAGCCCTCGCGGATTGAAACTGCTCCGAAACGAAGGCGCCGGAGAAGTCCAGACGCCTGTCACCGGACGGGTTGCCGGTGACATCGCGATCGGTGATCGGGTGTGGTTCCGTCACGCGAAGGCCGGCGAGCTGTGCGAGCGGTTCGACATGGTGAATGTGGTCGATGCCGACGGCACGGTCACCGCGGTACCTACCTACCGCGGTGAAGGGCAGTGCTTCGGATAA
- a CDS encoding TetR/AcrR family transcriptional regulator, whose product MLNRLPADERRIQLVESAMSIAEQRGVSSVTVRAVAEEAGVSLGVVHYCFESKEALIAAMGETLIRQLSESMQHAFGQVRHAPDLSGIQGLKELLHIGLTGMWPLIEATPDRQLLTYEITAQALRSRNLGAERAGAVANDQYRIMDELAIAFLEECASISGTMWTEPLPSLARLSLAMIDGLVLRWLVDRDSDATIVEFGEMVRVIANRAIEAPK is encoded by the coding sequence ATGCTGAACAGGCTTCCGGCGGACGAACGCCGCATACAATTGGTTGAATCTGCGATGTCCATAGCTGAACAAAGAGGCGTCAGTTCGGTGACTGTGAGAGCGGTTGCCGAAGAGGCTGGTGTATCGCTCGGCGTAGTTCACTATTGCTTCGAAAGCAAAGAAGCGTTGATAGCGGCGATGGGTGAGACTCTTATTCGTCAACTCAGTGAATCGATGCAGCATGCATTCGGGCAGGTTCGGCATGCTCCGGATCTGAGCGGAATTCAAGGACTCAAGGAACTGCTGCATATCGGGTTGACCGGAATGTGGCCACTTATCGAGGCGACGCCGGATCGGCAATTGCTGACCTATGAGATCACCGCTCAGGCGTTGCGCAGTCGTAATCTCGGTGCAGAACGCGCGGGTGCTGTTGCGAACGATCAGTATCGAATCATGGATGAGCTTGCCATTGCGTTTCTGGAGGAATGCGCCAGTATCTCCGGCACAATGTGGACCGAGCCGCTGCCGTCGCTGGCCCGATTGAGTCTCGCCATGATTGACGGCCTGGTGCTTCGATGGCTCGTCGATCGAGATTCGGATGCCACAATCGTGGAATTCGGTGAAATGGTTCGGGTAATCGCCAACAGGGCGATCGAAGCGCCGAAGTAA